The Candidatus Saccharibacteria bacterium genome segment CAACTCTGGCTAGAGTTATTGCGGACACTTATCGGGCTGAATTTATCGAAGTTTCAGCCGTTAGTATGGGTAAGGCTGAAGTCCGTCAAGCAATTGATCAGGCCTTGCAATCTAAAAATCTCGGAAGACAAACTATCCTATTCGTGGATGAGATACATCGCTTTAATAAAGCCCAGCAGGATATGTTTCTACCTTATGTCGAAGATGGAACTGTTCATCTAATAGGAGCAACTACTGAAAATCCCTCGTTTGAAGTGATTGCACCATTGTTGAGTAGAAGTCGTGTATTGATATTCGAAGCTCTTAAGGAGATTGACTTATTAGGCATTATTGATAGGGCAAAAATCTTGATAAGGCCTAAGATAATTACATCTCAGGCTGCTAGTCTGCTCGCAAAAATGTCAATTGGCGATGCTAGAGTGCTACTTGGAGGACTAGAGATAGCAGCTTCATTGTCGACAAAAGTTGTAGGTAAAAAACAGATAGAACAAGCAATGCAACAGGTATCAGCAAGATACGACAAGAACGGTGAGCAACATTATGATTTGATTTCTGCCTATATTAAATCAATGCGCGGTAGTGA includes the following:
- a CDS encoding replication-associated recombination protein A; this encodes MRPKSIEDIVGQGHLVGENGLIRGLIRADKLTSMIFWGPPGSGKTTLARVIADTYRAEFIEVSAVSMGKAEVRQAIDQALQSKNLGRQTILFVDEIHRFNKAQQDMFLPYVEDGTVHLIGATTENPSFEVIAPLLSRSRVLIFEALKEIDLLGIIDRAKILIRPKIITSQAASLLAKMSIGDARVLLGGLEIAASLSTKVVGKKQIEQAMQQVSARYDKNGEQHYDLISAYIKSMRGSDSRAAMYYLYRMLNAGEDPKFVARRIIIFASEDVGMASPHALTLATSAFQAVERVGLPEAEYALSQATIAMCQAKKSRQVAEQMVEAKGLVGKYPNASVPKHLRNPVTSLMKDLDYGDGYRWEADFKHPDGFLPEGIVR